The Nitrospiraceae bacterium genome segment TGTTGCTCTCTGCATCTCTGACTGGCCTGATTTCCTCTGCGAACTGCCTGCTACAGCAGATTTTGTGTATATAAGAAGGCATGGTATTGATGGCAAATGCAGTTCCTGTTACACTACAGACCAGTTAAAAAAGGATGCAAGAATGATAAATAGGTTTGTAAAAAATGGAAGGGATGTTATGATCTATTTCAACAATATTACAAATGGAAATGCGCCTAATAATGCTAGGGAACTTTCAAGCTTTATAAAATAAGTGACTTTTGAGACTTTTTAGTTTTAAAATCATTTTCTAATTTAAATTTCTTTTTTTGCACAATGCTTAAGGAACTCAGGATAAAAAATCTAGCTATTATCGATGACCTCTCAATAAGATTCGAGGCAGGGCTTAATGTGCTTACAGGAGAGACAGGCGCTGGTAAATCTATAATTATCGATGCACTTGGGCTTGCTCTTGGCGAAAGAGCCCAGACAGACATGATAAGAACAGGCAAATCCGATGGAGCTGTCGAGGCATATTTTGAAATCTCAAATAATCAGCTTCTCAGCGGGATGGGAATAGAGCATGAAGACGGCGTTATTCTCAGGAGAAGTCTCTCAAGCACAGGCAAGAGCAAGGCATACATAAATGACACTATCGTAAACATTCAAAGCCTTTATAACTTCGGAAGATCAATGGTTGATATGCACGGGCAGCATGAACACCAGAGTCTTCTCTCAACAGAGAGCCAGAGAACACTTCTTGATTTCTATGGAAAACTTGAGAATCAAAGGTCTCAGATCGAAGCAATGTTTTTTGAGGTTCAATCACTCAAAAAAGAACTGGATGAATTGAAGTCAAATGTTAAAGAACGCGCCCACAAAATTGATCTTCTTAATTTTCAGATAAATGAAATTGAATCAGCAGCCCTTAAAATAGGAGAAAAAGAATCACTCGAGGAAGAGAGAACGATACTTGCAAACTTGAGCAGATTGAATGAACTTACTGAAAGCGCTTATGCTGTCCTGTATGAATCAGAAGGCGCATGCATCGAAAAACTATCTTCAGTAACCTCAAAAATCAGGGATATGTCTTCGATAGATTCAAGCATTAATGATACACTCAGCACACTTGATTCTTCGCTTGCAATGCTGGAGGACGCATCAATTTCTCTCAGAAGTTACAGGGATAAATATAATCTTGATCCGAAAAAACTTGAGAGTGTTGATGAAAGGCTTGAGACCATAAAGAAGCTGGAGAAAAAATACGGGAACAACGCTGAGCAGATACTAAAGTATAAAGATGATGCAGAGAAAGAACTTTCAACCTTAACAAACAGTGATGAGAGAATTGATGTTCTGGAAAAAGAACTGAAGGAAAAAGAAGACAAGCTTCTAAGCATCGCAAAAGATTTGTCTGAGAAAAGAAAAAATACAGCAGACGAAATAAGCAAGGCGGTTACAAAAATACTGAAAGCGCTTGCATTTGAAAAAGCAGGATTCAAGGTTGATATAAAGGAGGCGGCATTGACATCAAGCGGAATTGACGCTGTTGAATTTTTGTTCTCGGCAAATCCGGGCGAACCGTTAAAACCCTTATCAAAAGTTGCCTCAGGAGGAGAACTCTCCAGAGTAATGCTTTCTATAAAAAGCGTGCTTGCAGATGTTGACAGCATCCCAGTTTTGATATTTGATGAGATTGATGCTGGTATCGGCGGCAGAACTGCAGAAAGCGTTGCAATAAAATTAAAAGACCTTGCCAGAACACATCAAATTATATGTATAACGCATCTGCCTCAGATTGCATCCGCAGGAGATTTTCACCTTATGACTGAGAAAGAGCAGAAAAAAGACAGGGTGCAGGTAAGGGTAAAAGAACTCAAAGATAATGAACGAAAGTCTGAGATAGCAAGAATGCTAAGCGGAAAGATAACAGATGTATCATTAAAACATGCAGGCGAACTGCTTGGAGATCGTCAATGACTGGTAAAGTAAATAAATGAAAGGACAGATATAAATAATGAATGGGAAAATTTCGATAAACAGAGAACTCTGCAAGGGATGCAAATTCTGTGTTATTGCATGTCCTAAAGGTGTTATAGCCATTGAGGAGAAATTTAATAAGATGGGTTATTTCTCCGCATTCCCAAAAGATATGGATAAATGCACCGGCTGCGCTTCGTGCGCTCAGATGTGTCCGGAAATTGCAATAGAGGTATGGGCAGATAACGGCAAATAAATGCTTGATTTTTATTTTATACGATATTAATTTAGTTTTAGCTTAATTTATGGAGGTCTTATTATGACTCGATCAGTTCTAATTGATAAGGTTGCTGAAAAGGTTGAGGGGCTTACAAGAAAGCAGACGGAAATTGTGATAGAAACGGTTTTTGACAGCATTAAGGACGCTCTGCAAAAAGGCGACAAAGTAGAGATAAGAGGATTCGGAAATTTCAGACTAAAGGCACGCGGAGCAAGAAAAGCAAGAAACCCTAAAACAGGAGAGGCGGTAGATGTTCCTTCAAAAAGAGTTCTTCATTTCAAGGTTGGCAAGGAACTCAGAGAACTTCTTAATTCAAAATAAGAAAATTTTAAGTGGAAAGAAGAGATTTCTTAAAAAAATCAGTAAAGATTTTTTTTATCATACTTGGCGGCAGTCTTATCTCTTTTTTATTCTATTTTCTGCCTACAAAATTTTCTAGAGGCAGAGTGAAGTTTTTTGATTTGCTTAATGAAGATGAGATTCCAAAAGAAGGCGTAAAACCAATAATAGTAAACTACACCAGTAACAATATTGAACAGAGCATCCAGATATTCATCTCGATTACAAAGAAAGGCATGGTTATATTTTCCCCTGTATGTTCACATTTAGGCTGTCATGTAAATTGGTATGAAAGCAAAAAAGAATTTATCTGCCCATGTCACGGCGGCAGATATGATTCCGAAGGAAAAGTACTGGGTGGTCCTCCGCCAGCGCCTCTTTCGAAGCTGCCTTTTAAGATAATAAACAAAAGACTGCATGTAGGAATCAGGGTCTGAAAAATTTTTAAGGTAATTTATTCGTATCTGTCAGAGAGAATGTTATCGGCACTAAAATATTTTGCTCTGTTCTTGGAAGCGGAGCTGCTTTTTTAATTATGTTCATTGCTGCAGTATCCAGAAGTTCATGGCCTGAACTTTTCTTTATTACTATCCTCTCAGGGAATCCGTTTCTGTTAATAATGAATTCTGCCACAACAGTGCCCTCAAGTTTTTTCTTCCTTGCAATGAATGGGTATATCTTTGCTTTTTCAATAGCGCTTAGTATCGAGTTGTAAATACCCTTAATGTATTCCCCTGTCGTGTTTTGTTCTGTGTTGACAGCAGCAGCGCTTATGTTATGGGCTGTAGTGCCTGATTTTGAAGATTGGATATATTCTGATATAGGTTTATTTTTTTCTGAGTATCCTTCTGGAACCTGAGCAGAAAAATCGTTTAAAAAAGCAGTTTCTTTCTCAGGAGAGGATATTGTCTCATTTTTTTTTCTGGCAATATTTTTTTCTATAGACATTTTTTTTGAATGTGCATTCAGAGTATCTCCAGTCTCACTGAAAAGAGAGACAGTAATTATCGAATTGCTGTCTCTCGATATGCTGCCTATCATGCTTGCAAAAGAAAGCGCAGAGCCAACAAGCATGATGTGAACAAGCAGAGATATAAAGATGCTTTTCCTGAATTCCATCAGAATTCAAACCCTAATCCGCCTGTAAATTGCCTTGGCATCATCGGATAATCAGTCACTGTCTGATATTGTTTGTCGAGGATATTTTTGCCTATGATGAACAGCTCTCCTTTAAGTTTATCGTATATTTTTATCTTCTTGCTGATCTTTCCATCAAGCACAAAATAACATTTTGCATCTCCTGCCTGAACAACATAATTTTTTACATATCTCCCCTCCATCGAGAATGTAAAGTCTTTCCATGGGCGCAAAGATGTGCTTCCTTTTATCTGGTGTCTTGTGCTGAACCTGATCTTTTCGCCTGTTGTTATATTTTCAGGGTCGAGATACATATAGCTCAATCCTATGTCTGCGTATTTGTTGAGTTTGAATTTTCCTTCTGCTTCTATGCCTCTTGTCTCAGCCTTGGAGACATTCATAGGAACCCATCTGCCTGGGGTTACTTCCTGCCACTCAATCAGGTTCTCTGATTTTTTCACAAAACCAACAAGTTTTATATTTCCAGCATCTCCAAAAAATTTCTGGATGCCTGCCTCATATTCAGTTGATTCTTCAGGCTTGAGATTTGGATTGCCTGCAGCCCATCCAGTATCAGGCCAGTAAAGAGAATTCATTGTCGGAACCCTGAATCCCTTTCCTGCTGACAGTGTTATGTTTATCTGCATTGGCAGTTTTATTAACAAAGACGATTTAGGGCTCAGTTTGTTCTCAGAACCTATCTCATCATATCTTGCGCCGAATGTGAGAATTGATTTTTCGAATATTGAGATCTCATCCTGCAGTAAAAATCCTTTTCTTGTTCTGCTGTGTTTCCCAACAGAATTTGAAGGAGTGATGTTGTCAGTGCTGTCAAGCTTTTCTTCGATAAACTCAACCCCTGCTGTTAAGAGATTTGATGAGCCGATGGATAATGTGTGCTGGAGGTCAATGCCGTCAATATAATTTTTGTGTGTGTTGTCTTCACTCCCAGGATTTATGTAACGAATCCTTGAGGTGTGGCGGTAGAGCTTTAATAATGTGTCTTTGATTTTTAAATTCAATCCTGCCTGAAAGTTCTCGTCGGTCTGAGAAGCATCGGGGGTAGGCCATGTTATTGAACCGGGTTGTTCAGCATTTTTATGGCTATAATCAAAATTTAAATCTATCCGGATGTCTTTCGAAAATTCATGCGAGATTTTCGTATCAACTCCATCGAGGTCATATTTTGAATTTGTCCTGAAACCATCAGATCTGTCCTTGAATGCAGATATGTAGAATCCAGTATCCTTGATTTTCTGCGATGTGCTTAACTTTATGTTCTTTGTAACAAATCTTCCATATGATGTTATTAGTTTTGTTATGGGCTCGTCAGGTATCTTTGTTATGATGTTTATTACGCCTCCCATTGCATCAGCGCCGTATAATGCTGATGATGCGCCCCTTAATATCTCTATCCTCTCGATATTCTCCAGAGGTATGTTTACTGTGCTTAGATCAACCACACCATCACCCGGTTTATTAAGACGCTTCCCGTCAATTAAAATAAGAACCTGCTCTGATGTTGACCCCCTCAGCCTTATGCTTGAAGAAGAGCCGCGGTTCCCGTATTCAAAAAGATTAACGCCCATTACACCGCCTATTACATCAGTTACGCTTGTGCAGCTTTTAGCCGCAATCTCTTTTTTTGTTACAACAGTGACGTCCTGTGCAACATCCTCGACTGATTCCTCTATTCGTGTCGCAGTAACAACAACTTCCCTTAACTTTATCTTTTCTTCTGCTGCTGCTGTTGAAACAAGTAATCCGATTAAAATAATTGATAGAGAGAATCTCAAAAAAGTCTCCTTTTTTTATATAAAAATCTTAAAATTTATAGTTTTCACAAGAGGGAACTTGTCCCAGAATTCAATTATATTCAGAGCTGCAAAATCCTGTTCAATCCTGAAAATATTTTCTAGCGGCATACCCAATGCATGACACAGTATTATCCTATTTACGCCGCCATGCGCTACAATTGCAATATTCTCACCTGTGTGTTTTTTAAGAATGTTGTCCAGTGCTCCCAGCACTCTATCTTTTACCTCAGACGTGCTTTCTCCCTGCGGAGGAGAGTGTTTGAGCGGATTTTCCGCCCATGCCTTGAATTCAGCAGGATATTTTTTTTCTATCTCTTCAAAACTCATTCCTTCCCATATGCCGAAATTTCTTTCTCTTAAATCCTGCACGGCAATTGATTTTAATCCATGAGGATTTGCGATGAGTTCTGCGCTTTTTACTGCCCGGTCAAGGTCAGAGCAATAAACATATGAGAGTTTTATTTTAAGTTCTTTTTTTAAAAATGCTGATAATTCTTTAATCTGTTCAATCCCGTGTTCAGACAGCGGCACGTCGATAGTGCCTTTATATTTTTTCTGCTCTGCTCCCTGTGTTTCTCCGTGTCTTACCAGATAAAGAGTCGTGACCATGCTATCACCGCCAATAAAAATATTATTTCTGTAATCTCGCTTATTGCGCCTAAAGTGTCTCCTGTGAGTCCGCCGAATTTTTTATTAAAAACAACTGTGGCTGCTCTGCATATTAAATATATAATTGCAATCAAAAACACAAAAAACATATATTGATTTGCAGGAAAACTGCTCTTAAAGAAAAACAGTATTAATGCGAAGAGAATAAAAATTATTACAGTTGAAATCATTATCTCTTTCTTTGTTATTCTGTTTATAAAAATATTTCCAAGTCCGTTTTCTCTTGCTGATCTCCCTGTGTAAATTGAGACTGTCATTGCCCATTTTGAGATAACAGGCATAAGGAAAAGTGTTGAGTAATATGTGAATGGAACGAAGTTTGCCAGGCTGTTCAATGAGAGATATTTAATCAAAATTGCAAATACGATTGAGATTACGCCTATTGGTCCTGCTGAACTGTCTCTCATTACTGAAAGACGTTTCTGTCTGTCAGCATCTTTATCTTTCACTTCTTTAACTGCCAGCGCATCGAATGTATCTGCAAGCCCATCAAGATGAAATCCTCCGTTTGTCAGCACAAGCAAAAGTACGATAAGTGCGCTTACAAGATGCGTAGAGAAAATTATGCTAAACAGAAGATCAAAGGCAACGAGCAGGATTCCCTGTATGATTCCAACAACACAGAAGAATGAAGAACTTTGCGCCATAGTTCTCTCATCAACATCACCTCTGATGTTTACAGGAATGATTGTTAGAAATTGAAGGGCAAGTAAAAACTGTCTTATCATTTATACCTCAACACCTTCTGATGAAGTTTTTTCAGATACGCCTGCATTCTCAAATGTTGCCATTTCTTTATAAATCTTGATTCCTGCTTCTAGAATCATCATTGCGAGAGCTGCGCCTGTGCCTTCGCCGAGTCTCATGTCGAGATTCAAGATTGGCTTTAATCCAATCTTTTCGAGCATTGCTTTATGACCGGGCTCTGCTGAATTATGCGCTGCAAACATATAATCTCTTATCTTTGGTTCGATTGAATATGCGATCAACGCTCCTGCTGTTGAGATAAATCCATCAATAACAACAGGGATTCTGTGCGCTACTGCTCCTATTATCAGCCCTGCGATCCCTCCTATCTCAGCGCCTCCGATTTTTGAAAGCAGATCAATCGGATCATTCGCATCAGGATTGTTTATGGCTATTGCCTTCTCTATCACACGAATCTTGTTTTTAAACATCTCATCATCAATGCCAGTGCCTTTTCCAGTCACTTCCTGAACAGTTATTCCTGTCAGAACAGAGGCTATTGCAGCAGAAGGCGTTGTGTTTGCTATTCCCATATCTCCGGTGCCAAAGAGCTTGTAGCTTTTCCCTGCGTATTCCTCTGCAAGGTAGATTCCAACCTGAATGCATTTTTCAGCCTCTTCTCTTGTCATTGCAGGACCAAGACACATGTTTTTTGTTCCCATCACAACTTTTTTTTGAGTAAGACCTTCTGTATTCCCAAAATCAAAATCAACTCCTATATCAACAACAACCACTTCAGCGCCTGCGTGTTTTGCAAGAACATTGATTCCTGCTCCGCTATTCAGAAAATTAAAAACCATCTGTTTTGTTACTTCTTTTGGAAAAGCAGAGACGCCTTCATCTGCAACACCGTGGTCGCCTGCAAATGTGAAGATCACTTTTTTATCGAATGAGGGCATTGGATTTTCTGTGATTGCTACGATATTTCTTGCAAACTCTTCAAGCCTTCCAAGACTCCCTTTGGGTTTTGTCAGATTATCGAGATGCTTCTGTGCCAGCGCATAGAAATCAGGATTTACAGGTTTAATTTTTTTCAACGTCTCAGTCATTATTTTTTGTCCTTTATTTTTATTGGCATTCCTGCTGCCACTAAATAAACTTCATCTGCAATTGCTGCTATTTTCTGATTGAGGATTCCTGCAAGATCCCTGAATTGTCTTGCAAGTTTGTTTTCAGGAACTATGCCCATGCCGACTTCATTTGAAACGATAAACACACTATACTTAACGTCAGAAAGAGATGAGATAAATTTTTCTATTTGTGTAGTTGTATTTTTTTTATTCATCAGAAGATTTGAAAGCCAGAGCGTCAGACAGTCAATAAGGAATACATCATATTTGCCTTTTGTTGTTTTGATTACCTCAGTAATCTCTAATGGCTCTTCATAAGTTTCCCAATCTTTTCCCCTATGTTTTTTATGCTTCTCGATTCTCTCTTTCATTTCTTCATCAAAGGCTTGTGCTGTTGCAATGTAGAGCCTTCTGCCTTTAATCTTTGAAGCCTCTGCCAGGGCAAACCTGCTCTTCCCGCTTCTTGCGCCGCCGATGATAAAAATTATTTTTTTCATCTCATGACCTTGTAATCCTTGATATCAAGAAGCCAGTAACCGTCTTTTTTTATTACATCCTTATCTGTTATCTCGATCCTTCCGTTGAAAACAGGCCCGCTTGTAACAAAAGTGTGATATTCGCCTCTCTCACCGCATATATCGAGATCAGTCTTAGTCTTGAGATATCTTATGAAATATCTGTCAACAGTTTTGCCCACCCAGTTTTTCTCTATCAGTTCTGCATTTGCGCTCACGATAACAGCCTGAAATCCATTGTCAATAAATTCTGTTAGAAGGTTTTCAGTATTCTGTTTCCATAAAGGTTCCACTGCCTCAATCCCGAGTTCTGAACAGACCCTTTCAACCCATTCTTTGTGCTCATTCACATAAATATCACCAAAGACCATGCCTTTTATTCCCTGCGGTTTAAAACTTTTAACTGCATCTTTGAATGCAGGTTCGTAATTATCAGGAGAAGTTTCCTGCTGGCAGAGAGGGATTCCCAGAAGTTCTGACTGGACATGTATAAGTTTTCTGTCAATCCCGTGAAATCGAACTCTCTGATATTCCCTTGATATGAAATTCACAAGCGATGCAATCTTATAACCTGATTGCAATGCCCTGTAATATGCAAGGCAGCTGTCTTTACCTCCGCTCCATGATGAAAGATACATCGTTATTCCTCCTCATTATTTTCAGTTCAACATCAAAAGCCTCTTTTAGCATTTCTGTTGTGAGCAGATTTTCAGGCGAACTAAATCCCAGTATCCCGCCATTTTTAATCAGCATTATTTTTTCGAACTCAAAAGCCATGTTTATATCATGCAATGCCATTATTATTGATATGTCTTTGTTCTGTTGAAGTTCCTTGAGAAGTCTGATGACCTCTATCTGATATTTGATGTCAAGATTAGCAAGAGGCTCATCAAGAAGCAGAAGTCCTGAACCCTGTAGGAGTGTCATTGCTATGAATACCCGTCTTGTCTCGCCTCCGCTTAGATCTTTCAGATAAAGATCTGATTTGTTTTTCATTCCTGTCATCTCAAGTGCATCGTCAACACTCAGCGAGGGAGCAATGTCATAAGGATAAAGCCCCATGCTCACAAGCTCTTTAACCCTGAATGGCAGATTAATATCCAGCATCTGCGGCAGATAACTCACGAGCTTTGCCCTGTCCTTATTTTTATAAGTCTGTATAGGTTTATTCCAGAGATTAACACTGCCCTCAGTTGGTTTTAATATTCCGTTTGCAATCTTCAAAATTGTTGATTTTCCAGAACCGTTTGCGCCCAACATCCCGATGAATTCTCCAGTCTCTATTGAGACGCTGAGGTTATGAATTATCTTGTTTTTTTCTTGAGGATAACCGAAGCTGACATTGTCAAGCTCGAGTATTCTGTTTTTATACGCTGAGGACATCTTTCCTCCTTAGGAGATACAGAAAATAAGGCGAACCAATCAGAGCAGTGATTATCCCTGATGGTATTTCTGAAGGAGGCATTATGGATCTGCCTATCAAATCCGAAAAACAGAGGAATGCGCCGCCTGCGATTGCGGACGCAGGTATCAAGACCCTGCTGTCTGCTCCGAAAAAATTTCTCATTATATGCGGGACAAGAAGTCCGATGAACCCAATTGTTCCTCCCATTGATACAGAGGCTGCAGTCATGAGCGCTATTGCTATGAAAAACAAAAGTCTTTCCTTACTAACAGAAAATCCAAGGCTGTGCGCA includes the following:
- the recN gene encoding DNA repair protein RecN produces the protein MLKELRIKNLAIIDDLSIRFEAGLNVLTGETGAGKSIIIDALGLALGERAQTDMIRTGKSDGAVEAYFEISNNQLLSGMGIEHEDGVILRRSLSSTGKSKAYINDTIVNIQSLYNFGRSMVDMHGQHEHQSLLSTESQRTLLDFYGKLENQRSQIEAMFFEVQSLKKELDELKSNVKERAHKIDLLNFQINEIESAALKIGEKESLEEERTILANLSRLNELTESAYAVLYESEGACIEKLSSVTSKIRDMSSIDSSINDTLSTLDSSLAMLEDASISLRSYRDKYNLDPKKLESVDERLETIKKLEKKYGNNAEQILKYKDDAEKELSTLTNSDERIDVLEKELKEKEDKLLSIAKDLSEKRKNTADEISKAVTKILKALAFEKAGFKVDIKEAALTSSGIDAVEFLFSANPGEPLKPLSKVASGGELSRVMLSIKSVLADVDSIPVLIFDEIDAGIGGRTAESVAIKLKDLARTHQIICITHLPQIASAGDFHLMTEKEQKKDRVQVRVKELKDNERKSEIARMLSGKITDVSLKHAGELLGDRQ
- a CDS encoding ferredoxin family protein → MNGKISINRELCKGCKFCVIACPKGVIAIEEKFNKMGYFSAFPKDMDKCTGCASCAQMCPEIAIEVWADNGK
- a CDS encoding integration host factor subunit beta, producing the protein MTRSVLIDKVAEKVEGLTRKQTEIVIETVFDSIKDALQKGDKVEIRGFGNFRLKARGARKARNPKTGEAVDVPSKRVLHFKVGKELRELLNSK
- a CDS encoding ubiquinol-cytochrome c reductase iron-sulfur subunit; the encoded protein is MERRDFLKKSVKIFFIILGGSLISFLFYFLPTKFSRGRVKFFDLLNEDEIPKEGVKPIIVNYTSNNIEQSIQIFISITKKGMVIFSPVCSHLGCHVNWYESKKEFICPCHGGRYDSEGKVLGGPPPAPLSKLPFKIINKRLHVGIRV
- a CDS encoding energy transducer TonB, which encodes MEFRKSIFISLLVHIMLVGSALSFASMIGSISRDSNSIITVSLFSETGDTLNAHSKKMSIEKNIARKKNETISSPEKETAFLNDFSAQVPEGYSEKNKPISEYIQSSKSGTTAHNISAAAVNTEQNTTGEYIKGIYNSILSAIEKAKIYPFIARKKKLEGTVVAEFIINRNGFPERIVIKKSSGHELLDTAAMNIIKKAAPLPRTEQNILVPITFSLTDTNKLP
- a CDS encoding TonB-dependent receptor — protein: MNIITKIPDEPITKLITSYGRFVTKNIKLSTSQKIKDTGFYISAFKDRSDGFRTNSKYDLDGVDTKISHEFSKDIRIDLNFDYSHKNAEQPGSITWPTPDASQTDENFQAGLNLKIKDTLLKLYRHTSRIRYINPGSEDNTHKNYIDGIDLQHTLSIGSSNLLTAGVEFIEEKLDSTDNITPSNSVGKHSRTRKGFLLQDEISIFEKSILTFGARYDEIGSENKLSPKSSLLIKLPMQINITLSAGKGFRVPTMNSLYWPDTGWAAGNPNLKPEESTEYEAGIQKFFGDAGNIKLVGFVKKSENLIEWQEVTPGRWVPMNVSKAETRGIEAEGKFKLNKYADIGLSYMYLDPENITTGEKIRFSTRHQIKGSTSLRPWKDFTFSMEGRYVKNYVVQAGDAKCYFVLDGKISKKIKIYDKLKGELFIIGKNILDKQYQTVTDYPMMPRQFTGGLGFEF
- the cobC gene encoding alpha-ribazole phosphatase, with translation MVTTLYLVRHGETQGAEQKKYKGTIDVPLSEHGIEQIKELSAFLKKELKIKLSYVYCSDLDRAVKSAELIANPHGLKSIAVQDLRERNFGIWEGMSFEEIEKKYPAEFKAWAENPLKHSPPQGESTSEVKDRVLGALDNILKKHTGENIAIVAHGGVNRIILCHALGMPLENIFRIEQDFAALNIIEFWDKFPLVKTINFKIFI
- the cobS gene encoding adenosylcobinamide-GDP ribazoletransferase yields the protein MIRQFLLALQFLTIIPVNIRGDVDERTMAQSSSFFCVVGIIQGILLVAFDLLFSIIFSTHLVSALIVLLLVLTNGGFHLDGLADTFDALAVKEVKDKDADRQKRLSVMRDSSAGPIGVISIVFAILIKYLSLNSLANFVPFTYYSTLFLMPVISKWAMTVSIYTGRSARENGLGNIFINRITKKEIMISTVIIFILFALILFFFKSSFPANQYMFFVFLIAIIYLICRAATVVFNKKFGGLTGDTLGAISEITEIIFLLAVIAWSRLFIW
- the cobT gene encoding nicotinate-nucleotide--dimethylbenzimidazole phosphoribosyltransferase; the encoded protein is MTETLKKIKPVNPDFYALAQKHLDNLTKPKGSLGRLEEFARNIVAITENPMPSFDKKVIFTFAGDHGVADEGVSAFPKEVTKQMVFNFLNSGAGINVLAKHAGAEVVVVDIGVDFDFGNTEGLTQKKVVMGTKNMCLGPAMTREEAEKCIQVGIYLAEEYAGKSYKLFGTGDMGIANTTPSAAIASVLTGITVQEVTGKGTGIDDEMFKNKIRVIEKAIAINNPDANDPIDLLSKIGGAEIGGIAGLIIGAVAHRIPVVIDGFISTAGALIAYSIEPKIRDYMFAAHNSAEPGHKAMLEKIGLKPILNLDMRLGEGTGAALAMMILEAGIKIYKEMATFENAGVSEKTSSEGVEV
- the cobU gene encoding bifunctional adenosylcobinamide kinase/adenosylcobinamide-phosphate guanylyltransferase, producing MKKIIFIIGGARSGKSRFALAEASKIKGRRLYIATAQAFDEEMKERIEKHKKHRGKDWETYEEPLEITEVIKTTKGKYDVFLIDCLTLWLSNLLMNKKNTTTQIEKFISSLSDVKYSVFIVSNEVGMGIVPENKLARQFRDLAGILNQKIAAIADEVYLVAAGMPIKIKDKK
- a CDS encoding diphthine--ammonia ligase, which codes for MYLSSWSGGKDSCLAYYRALQSGYKIASLVNFISREYQRVRFHGIDRKLIHVQSELLGIPLCQQETSPDNYEPAFKDAVKSFKPQGIKGMVFGDIYVNEHKEWVERVCSELGIEAVEPLWKQNTENLLTEFIDNGFQAVIVSANAELIEKNWVGKTVDRYFIRYLKTKTDLDICGERGEYHTFVTSGPVFNGRIEITDKDVIKKDGYWLLDIKDYKVMR
- a CDS encoding ABC transporter ATP-binding protein, which encodes MSSAYKNRILELDNVSFGYPQEKNKIIHNLSVSIETGEFIGMLGANGSGKSTILKIANGILKPTEGSVNLWNKPIQTYKNKDRAKLVSYLPQMLDINLPFRVKELVSMGLYPYDIAPSLSVDDALEMTGMKNKSDLYLKDLSGGETRRVFIAMTLLQGSGLLLLDEPLANLDIKYQIEVIRLLKELQQNKDISIIMALHDINMAFEFEKIMLIKNGGILGFSSPENLLTTEMLKEAFDVELKIMRRNNDVSFIMERR